GACCGGCTCCCCCGGGGTCCCCGGTGCTCGCGGCGCTCCCGGCCGTCAGGGTCATCATGACCATCCGGGCGATCCGGGCGATCCGGGCGCGCCGCGCACAGCCTGGGTCAGGCGGGGGCTTGACGAGTCTGAGACAATTTCAGCATCCCTACCGGCGCACCCATTGAGGTGCGCCTTTTTTGTCCATGACCCTGTTCTACATCCTGCTCGTGACCCTGGCCGGCGGCCTGGCTTCGGTGTCCATCGCGGCGATGCTGACGGTGGGCCTGCTCAGTCGCATCGTCCACCATCTGGTGAGCCTGTCCGCGGGGGTACTGTTGTCCACAGCGCTGCTGCATGTGCTGCCGGAAGCCTTCGAGAGCGGCACCGACCCGCATTCGCTGTTCCTCACCCTGCTGGGCGGGTTGATGTTCTTCTTTCTGCTGGAGAAGGCGGAGCTGTACCGGCACACCCATCACCACCAGGGGGACGGCCATCACCACCATCACCACTTCGACCGCGAACAGGCGGGCCGAGGCGGCCTGGCGGTGCTGGTGGGCGACAGCATCCACAACTTCTGCGACGGCATCATCATTGCCGCCGCCTTTCTGGCGGACCACCACCTGGGCTGGGTCACCGCGATGGCCATCATCGCGCACGAGATTCCACAGGAGGTGGGCGACTACATCGTGCTGCTGAACGCCGGTTTCTCGCGCGGCAAGGCGCTGTTCTTCAATGCGGTGTCTGGTCTGGCGGCGGTCGCGGGCGGCTTGCTGGGCTATTTCGTGGTCGGGCCCTGGCAGTCGCTGTTCCCCTACCTGCTGGTGGCGGCGTCGAGCAGCTTCATCTATGTGGCGGTGGCTGACCTCATTCCGCAACTGCAGCGCCGGCTGCCGTGGAAGGACACCGCGCTGCAGCTGCTGTGGCTGGGCGTCGGGATCGGCTTCGTGCTGATGGTGGTCGGCGGCCAGCACGGGCACGGCCACGCACATTGAGCTGCGCGCCGGCGCGGTGATGGGTCGGAGGTGAGGACAAGGGGCGCGACAAGGCGCCCCTTGCTCTTTTCAGCGCACCACCAGCACCGGGAACTCGCAGTGGGTCAGCACCTTCTGCGTCTCGCTGCCGAGCAGCAGGGCCTGAAAGCCGCGACGGCCGTGCGAGGCCATGACCAGCAGGTCGGCATCGACACGCTTGGCGTGTTCGATGATGGCCTCCCAGGCGTGCAGCGCCTCGACGCTGTGGGCTTCGATCTCCAGCCCTTCGGCTCGTGCGGCGGCCAGTACCTGGCTCAGGCGCTCCTGGGCGATGCGTTCCTGGGCGTCGAAGAATTCCTGCGGCGGGGTGGGCTGCATTTCAGACACCGCGCTGTAGGGGAAGGGCTCTTTGACGCTGATGGCGAAGAGCTTGGCGCCGTGATGGCGGGCCAGGCGGACGGCGGTGTCCACCGCCTTGGCGGTGATGTCCGAACCGTCGGTGGGGATCAGGATGCGTTGGAACATGGCGGGCCTCCGTGTGAAGGGAAGTTCACCCCGAGGTCGCGATCGCCGCCAGCGCGGTGATGGCGAATTCAGGGTCAAGACTTGCCTGCTCAGTCTGACTCGTGCATGGTGCTCCGGTTCTGCGCGATGTCAATCCCGATCAAGCCGAGAAGGCCCCAGCGCAGCAAACCCCGTGCCTGTGGGCTGCCGGCTGTCGTTTGCGGGCCTGCATCGGGCCTCCCGCCGTCATGGCGGGGGCGGCGGGCGGAGTCGTGGCGGGGTGACCGTCACCTGTCACCGGTCACCGGTCACGCGAACAGGTCGGTGGAGGCCCTGTGATTCAGCCTTTGGCTCAGCCTTTGGCGAGCGGCAGGCGCGGCTGGGCGCTCCATTCACTCCACGAGCCGGGATACAGGCGGCTGCCGGTGAGACCCGCGTGATGCATCGCGAGCAGGTTGTGGCAGGCGGTCACGCCGGAGCCGCACTGATGGACGGTGTCTGCGCTATCAAACGAGCCCAGGACGGCGAGGAACTCCGCGCGCAGTTGGTCGGCGGGTTTGAAGCGACCTTCCGGCGTCAGGTTGCCTTTGAAGAAGCGATTGCTGGCGCCAGGAATGTGGCCGGCCTGCTTGTCCAGCGGTTCGACCTCGCCGCGGAAGCGTTCGGCGGCGCGGGCGTCGATCAGCCGCACGCGACCCAGTTGTCCGAACAGTTCCTGCGCGGACAGTGGCTGCTCCAGGGCCTCGCCGAGCGCGAAGTCGCCCTCGGGAGGCCGGGGGCTGGGCGCCGCAGAGGTGCCTGCGCCGGCTTGCTGCCAGGCGGCGAAACCGCCATCGAGCACGGCCACCGCGTCATGGCCCAGCCAGCGCAGCATCCACCAGAGCCGTGCGGCATACATGCCGTCTGCGGCGTCATAGGCGATCAGTTGCTGGCCGTGCCGCAGACCGAGCGACCTGAGCGTGGCGGCAAAGGCCTCGCGCTCCGGCAGCGGGTGACGGCCACGGAAGTGCTCACCCACCTGCTTGGGGCCGCTCAGGTCGCGATCCAGGTGCAGATAGAACGCGCCGGGCAGATGCGCCGCGGCGAAGGCCCGTTCGCCGGCGCCGGTGTCGGCGAGATCGAAGCGGACATCCACCACCAGCGGCGGCGTCGGCGACGCCATCAGCGCCTGCAGTTGATCGACGGACACAAGACTGCGGTGGACGGGATGGCTCATGGTGCGTTCAGAAGATCGGTGGATCGAAAGACCGGCGGACCGTCGGCGCCGCGATCGGCGGCCGGCGATCCCCCTTCACACATCAGGATTCGCTGACCGAATGCTGGGCATCCTTGGGCGTGCTCCGGGCGCGCAGCAGGGTGGCGCCCAGTCCGGCGACGACGATCAACACGATCCCCAGCCAGGAGGGCAGACCGAGCCGGTCGCCAAACAGCAGCACACCATACAACGCCGAGAACACGATGCCCAGGTATTGCAGTGACGCATTGACCAGCGGCTTGCCGGTGCCGTAGGCGCGGGTCATCATCAACTGAGCGCCCGTGGCCAGAAGACCGACTGCCAGCAGCAGCGCCGCGCCCTTCCAGGTATGCGCATGCCAGCCGCCGTGCGAGACCAGCGTGGTCAAGGCGCCGGCCACGACGCCGCCCATCGAGAAGTAGAAGACGATGCGATATTCCGGCTCGCCGACGCGCCCCAGCGAGGTGACCTGCAGATAGGCCATGGCGGAGAGCATGCCCGATGCCAGTCCGGCCATGGCGTGCCACATCTGCTGCTCTTCCATCGCAGGCTGCAACACCAGTCCGACGCCCAGGAAGCCCAGCAGCACGGTGACGACCAGCCGCGGATCGACCTTCGCCGCGCCCATCAGGACGGCGCCGCCAATCAGGAACAGGGCCATCCAGACCGAGGACATGTAGTTCAGCGTCATCGCGGTGGCCAGCGGCAGCTTGCTGATGGCGAAGAACCACAACGAGAGCGCGATCACGCCGGACAGGCTGCGCCAGAAATGCATCGCCGGCACGGCGGTCTTGAGCGAGAGCCCGCGCGTGCGCGTGAGCGCGAAAAGGATCAGCGTGCCGACCAGGCCGCGGTACATGACGATCTCGCCGGCGCTGTAGTAGGCCGAAGCCAGCTTCACGCAGACACCCATGGTGGCGAACAGCAAGGTCGCCAACACCATCAACAGGGATGCAGACATGCGGCCGATTCTCACCCTGAACCTCGAGCCGGGCTGTGGCGGTGAGCCGCCAAAACGAGAACGCCCTGCAAGAGCAGGGCGTTGTGCGCACCGGTGGGCGGCGGGCGTTTGGATGGGGCGCGACCGGGCGGCGTGCCGGTCGCGATCGGTGCGTCAGCGCTTCATCAGGGCGCGGTACCACTCGTGGAAGTGCTTCATGCCGTCTTCCATCGGGCTCTGGTAGGGGCCGACCTCGTTGTCGCCGCGTTCCATCAGGGCTTTGCGGCCGGCGTCCATGCGCACGGCGATTTCGTCGTCCTCGATGCAGGTTTCCATGTAGGCGGCCTGCTGCGCGTCGACGAAGTCGCGCTCGAAGGCGACGATCTCCTCGGGATAGTAGAACTCCACGATGTTGGTCGTCTTCTGCGGACCTTGCGGGAAGAGCGTGGAGATGACCAGCACGTTGGGATACCACTCCACCATGATGTGGGGGTAGTAGGTCAGCCAGATGGCACCCTGATCGGGCGCGGTGCCGCCGCCAAAGCCCAGCACCTGCTCATGCCACTTCTGATAGACCGCCGAGCCGGGCTTGCTCAGCGCCTTGTTCACGCCGACGGTCTGCACCGAATAGTCGCGGCCGAATTCCCAGGCCAGGTCGTCGCAGGTGACGAAGTGACCCAGGCCGGGGTGGAACGGGCCGACGTGGTAGTCCTCCAGATAGACCTCGATGAAGGTCTTCCAGTTGTAGTCGCACTCGTGGACGTGGATCTTGTCCAACTGATAGCCGCTGAAATCCAGGGCCGCGCGCGGACCCAGTGCGGCCAGATCGGCGGCGATGTCGCGGCCGTTGTCCTCGAACAGCAGGCCATTCCACTCGCGGACCTTGTAGCGGTTCAGGTGCAGGCAGGGGTCTTGCTTGAAGTGCGGTGCGCCGACAAGCTCGCCCTTGAGGTCGTAGGTCCAGCGATGCAGTGGGCAGACGATATTGCTGCGGGTGTTGCCGCGGCCACGCAGCATCACCGCCTGCCGATGGCGGCAGACGTTGGAGATCAGTTCGATGCCTTGGGCATGCCGCACCAGGGCGCGGCCTTCGCCTTCCTGGGGCAAGGCGTAGTAGTCGCCGACCTCGGGCAACGCCAGGGCGTGGCCGAGGTAGCGCGGACCGTGCTGGAAGATCAGTTCCTGTTCCCGGCGGAACAGGTCCTCGTCGAAGTAGGAAGAGACTGGCAGCTGAGGGTGGCTGGACGCCGTGCTGCTTTCAAGGGCGCTGAGAGGGATGCTCAGGTCGGACATGATCCAAGAGGGTCTCCAAGACACCAATGTCAACCGTGACCGGCCGCCCCCCAGATCGGGCGGGCCGGAATGATGGACGAGTAAGGAACGCGCGCAGGCCCTGTTTCAAAGGGTTCATAGCTTTTCGACTTCTAGAGCATGCGGGCGGGCAGGGGAACCGGTGATTGTACCCGGGGCAACTCTGGCGAGTCCTCTATAAGACCGTGCGGGACTGACGTATTTCGGATGCCCTCCTGTGCAGTCGCGCCAGGTCCGGGCTGACAAGTGACCGGTCGTGGGGGATCTGTGTGATGCTCGGGTGTCTGGTTCAGGCATCTGGTGGGGCCAGGGGACTCGAGCAGGTGCTTCGGAGGGTCTGTAAGAGGGCTGAAGCAGGACCTGGGGACGGGGGAGCCGCACTTCAAGGGCCTGCAGGGTGCCCGGTGTCGGGCCTGTGATCCCTCCCACGGGGTGCCGGCGCATTTCGCCCCTTTGCTCCGCTCGCCGCCCACGCTTGCCGTGCATCTTTTCCTTCCTCCGAGACAGGTCTCTCGGTTCTGGTGCGGCGGCACCGCTGTGGCGCCCCGCTCACACCCCCCCCGTAGGTCTGATTCGGGTTCGCCCTGTCCCGGTGCTTACAATCACCTTTTTCGTGTTTTGAAATGAGCAAGCCTTCCGCCAGTGCCAAAGCGGCTCCCCAGCCCGCCCAGAACCCGGAACCCGCCAGCTACGAGCAGGCGGTGGAGGAGTTGGAGCGGCTGGTCCAATCGATGGAAGCCGGTCAACTGCCGCTGGACCAGTTACTGGCCAGTTACCAGCGTGGCGCGGAACTGCTCAAGTTCTGTCGCTCCAGGCTTCAGGCCGTCGAACAACAAGTACAGGTGGTGGAAGGCGGCGACATGAGGACTTGGGGAGAAGAATAAGTGGATGCAGGCGTGTTCGAGCACTGGGTGAAACGTTCGCTGCAGGAAGTCGAGTTGGCGTTGGAGGCCTGGGTGCCCGAAGCCGCTCCGGCCGGCCTGGGCGAGGCGATGCGGTACGCGGTGCTGGGCGCCGGCAAGCGGCTGCGTCCGCTGCTGGTGCTGGCGGCGGCCGAGGCGGTGGGCGGTGAGCGCGAGGCCGCCATGCGCGCCGCCTGCGCCGTCGAACTGATTCACGCCTACTCGCTGGCGCATGACGACATGCCCTGCATGGACAACGACGTGCTGCGTCGCGGCAAGCCGACCCTGCATGTGCAGTACGGCGAGGCTCAGGCCATGCTGGCCGGCGATGCGATGCAGGCGTTGGCCTTCGATGTGTTGACGCCTGACACCGGCGTTGCCCCCGCGCTCCAGGCGCGGCTGTGCCGGCTGCTGGCGCGCGCCAGCGGTTATGACGGCATGGCCGGCGGCCAGGCGATTGACCTGGCCAGCGTCGGCAAACCGTTGGGCGAGCGCGCGCTGCGGGACATGCATCGGCGCAAGACCGGCGTGCTGCTGCAGGCCAGCGTGCTGATGGGCGCGGCGTGCGGCGACATCAGCGAGACCGCCTGGACGTCCTTGAGCGACTATGGTGCGGCGATCGGCCTGGCATTCCAGGTGGTCGACGACATCCTGGACGTCACGCAGGATTCCGAGGTCCTCGGCAAGACGGCCGGCAAGGACCAGGACAGCAACAAACCCACCTACGTCAGCGTGCTCGGCCTGGATGCCGCGCGCGCCTATGCGCTGCAGCTGCGCGACCAGGCCCACAAGGCCCTGGCCGACAGCGGATTGGCCGACACCGCCTGGCTCAGCCTGCTGGCTGACAAGGTGGTCGAACGAGACAACTGAGAAAACAGGTCCGGTCATGAGCGATCACTCTGCGACTTCCCCGTCCTTGCTTCAGGGCATCGACAGCCCGGCGGATCTGCGTCGTCTGTCGCGGGCGCAACTTCCGCAGGTCGCGGAAGAACTGCGCGCGCATGTGCTTGACAGCGTGTCCAAAACCGGCGGCCATCTGTCGTCCAATCTGGGCACGGTGGAGCTGACGCTCGCGCTGCACTATGTGTATGACACGCCGCGCGATCGGCTGGTCTGGGACGTGGGTCACCAGACCTACCCGCACAAGATCCTGACGGGCCGTCGCGATGCGATGCCCACGCTGCGGCAGCAGGGCGGCATCTCCGGCTTCCCTCGTCGCGACGAGAGCGAATACGACACCTTCGGCACCGCGCACTCCAGCACCTCCATCTCCGCCGCTCACGGCATGGCGATGGCGGCTCGGCTCAAGGGCGAGTCCCGCCGCGTGGTCGCGATCATCGGCGATGGCGCGATGACCGCCGGCATGGCGTTCGAAGCCTTGAACAATGCCGGCGTGGCCCATGGCGGCCTGCTGGGCGACGTGCTGGTGATCCTGAACGACAACGACATGTCGATCAGCCCGCCGGTGGGCGCGCTGAACAAGTACTTCACCCGGCTGATGAGCGGCAAGTTCTACGCTGCGGCCCGCGAGGGCGCGAAGTCGGTGCTGAAGAACACGCCGCTGTATGAATTTGCGCGCCGCTTCGAAGAGCACACCAAGGGCATGTTCGTGCCCGGAACGATCTTCGAGGAATTCGGCTTCAACTATGTCGGCCCGATCGACGGCCACGACCTGGATGCGCTGGTGCCCACGCTGGAGAACCTGCGCGACAAGAAGGGCCCTCAGTTTCTGCACGTGGTCACCCGCAAGGGCCAGGGCTACAAGCTGGCCGAGGCCGATCCGGTCAAGTACCACGGCCCGACACCATTCAACCCGGCCGAAGGCATCAAGCCGGCGACCGTGCCGTCCAAGAAGACCTTCACCCAGGTGTTCGGCGACTGGCTGTGCGACATGGCCGAAGCCGACCCCAAGCTCGTGGCGATCACGCCCGCGATGCGCGAGGGCTCGGGCATGGTGGAGTTTCACAAGCGCTTCCCGACGCGTTATTACGACGTGGGCATTGCCGAGCAGCATGCGGTGACCTTCGCCGCCGGCCTGGCCTGTGAAGGGCTCAAGCCGGTCGTGGCAATCTACTCCACGTTCCTGCAGCGTGGCTACGACCAACTGATCCATGACGTGGCGCTGCAGAACCTGCCGGTCTTGTTCGCGCTGGATCGTGCGGGTCTGGTCGGCGCGGACGGCGCCACCCACGCCGGCAACTACGACATCGCCTTCACCCGCTGCGTGCCCAACATGAGCGTGTTGACGCCGGCGGACGAGAACGAGTGCCGCCAAGCGCTGTACACCGGTCATCTGCACGATGGCCCGGTGACGGTGCGCTATCCGCGTGGTGCGGGTGTCGGCACCGTGATCCAGCAGGAGATGGTGGCGCTGCCCTGGGGCAAGGGCGAGATCCGTCGCCACTCGGCGCAGGCGCAGACACGCGGCCATGGGTCGCCCCGCATCGCCATCCTGGCCTTCGGGACCTTGCTCTACCCGGCGCTGAAGGCGGCTGAATCGCTGGACGCCAGCGTGGCCAACATGCGCTTCGTCAAGCCGCTGGACGTCGAGCTCGTGGCGGAACTGGCGCGCACCCATGATGCGCTGGTGACTGTCGAGGACGGCTGCGTGATGGGCGGCGCCGGCAGTGCGGTGCTGGAAAGCCTGCAGTCCCTGGGCTTGGCATTGCCGGTGTTGCAGCTGGGCCTTCCGGACACCTACGTCGAGCACGGCGAACCCGCCAAGCTGATGGCGCAGTGCGGGCTGGATGCCGCCGGCATCG
The Roseateles amylovorans genome window above contains:
- a CDS encoding ZIP family metal transporter, with translation MTLFYILLVTLAGGLASVSIAAMLTVGLLSRIVHHLVSLSAGVLLSTALLHVLPEAFESGTDPHSLFLTLLGGLMFFFLLEKAELYRHTHHHQGDGHHHHHHFDREQAGRGGLAVLVGDSIHNFCDGIIIAAAFLADHHLGWVTAMAIIAHEIPQEVGDYIVLLNAGFSRGKALFFNAVSGLAAVAGGLLGYFVVGPWQSLFPYLLVAASSSFIYVAVADLIPQLQRRLPWKDTALQLLWLGVGIGFVLMVVGGQHGHGHAH
- a CDS encoding universal stress protein, with the protein product MFQRILIPTDGSDITAKAVDTAVRLARHHGAKLFAISVKEPFPYSAVSEMQPTPPQEFFDAQERIAQERLSQVLAAARAEGLEIEAHSVEALHAWEAIIEHAKRVDADLLVMASHGRRGFQALLLGSETQKVLTHCEFPVLVVR
- a CDS encoding sulfurtransferase, which codes for MSHPVHRSLVSVDQLQALMASPTPPLVVDVRFDLADTGAGERAFAAAHLPGAFYLHLDRDLSGPKQVGEHFRGRHPLPEREAFAATLRSLGLRHGQQLIAYDAADGMYAARLWWMLRWLGHDAVAVLDGGFAAWQQAGAGTSAAPSPRPPEGDFALGEALEQPLSAQELFGQLGRVRLIDARAAERFRGEVEPLDKQAGHIPGASNRFFKGNLTPEGRFKPADQLRAEFLAVLGSFDSADTVHQCGSGVTACHNLLAMHHAGLTGSRLYPGSWSEWSAQPRLPLAKG
- a CDS encoding DMT family transporter, which produces MSASLLMVLATLLFATMGVCVKLASAYYSAGEIVMYRGLVGTLILFALTRTRGLSLKTAVPAMHFWRSLSGVIALSLWFFAISKLPLATAMTLNYMSSVWMALFLIGGAVLMGAAKVDPRLVVTVLLGFLGVGLVLQPAMEEQQMWHAMAGLASGMLSAMAYLQVTSLGRVGEPEYRIVFYFSMGGVVAGALTTLVSHGGWHAHTWKGAALLLAVGLLATGAQLMMTRAYGTGKPLVNASLQYLGIVFSALYGVLLFGDRLGLPSWLGIVLIVVAGLGATLLRARSTPKDAQHSVSES
- a CDS encoding aromatic ring-hydroxylating oxygenase subunit alpha, which codes for MSDLSIPLSALESSTASSHPQLPVSSYFDEDLFRREQELIFQHGPRYLGHALALPEVGDYYALPQEGEGRALVRHAQGIELISNVCRHRQAVMLRGRGNTRSNIVCPLHRWTYDLKGELVGAPHFKQDPCLHLNRYKVREWNGLLFEDNGRDIAADLAALGPRAALDFSGYQLDKIHVHECDYNWKTFIEVYLEDYHVGPFHPGLGHFVTCDDLAWEFGRDYSVQTVGVNKALSKPGSAVYQKWHEQVLGFGGGTAPDQGAIWLTYYPHIMVEWYPNVLVISTLFPQGPQKTTNIVEFYYPEEIVAFERDFVDAQQAAYMETCIEDDEIAVRMDAGRKALMERGDNEVGPYQSPMEDGMKHFHEWYRALMKR
- a CDS encoding exodeoxyribonuclease VII small subunit, translated to MSKPSASAKAAPQPAQNPEPASYEQAVEELERLVQSMEAGQLPLDQLLASYQRGAELLKFCRSRLQAVEQQVQVVEGGDMRTWGEE
- a CDS encoding polyprenyl synthetase family protein: MDAGVFEHWVKRSLQEVELALEAWVPEAAPAGLGEAMRYAVLGAGKRLRPLLVLAAAEAVGGEREAAMRAACAVELIHAYSLAHDDMPCMDNDVLRRGKPTLHVQYGEAQAMLAGDAMQALAFDVLTPDTGVAPALQARLCRLLARASGYDGMAGGQAIDLASVGKPLGERALRDMHRRKTGVLLQASVLMGAACGDISETAWTSLSDYGAAIGLAFQVVDDILDVTQDSEVLGKTAGKDQDSNKPTYVSVLGLDAARAYALQLRDQAHKALADSGLADTAWLSLLADKVVERDN
- the dxs gene encoding 1-deoxy-D-xylulose-5-phosphate synthase, translating into MSDHSATSPSLLQGIDSPADLRRLSRAQLPQVAEELRAHVLDSVSKTGGHLSSNLGTVELTLALHYVYDTPRDRLVWDVGHQTYPHKILTGRRDAMPTLRQQGGISGFPRRDESEYDTFGTAHSSTSISAAHGMAMAARLKGESRRVVAIIGDGAMTAGMAFEALNNAGVAHGGLLGDVLVILNDNDMSISPPVGALNKYFTRLMSGKFYAAAREGAKSVLKNTPLYEFARRFEEHTKGMFVPGTIFEEFGFNYVGPIDGHDLDALVPTLENLRDKKGPQFLHVVTRKGQGYKLAEADPVKYHGPTPFNPAEGIKPATVPSKKTFTQVFGDWLCDMAEADPKLVAITPAMREGSGMVEFHKRFPTRYYDVGIAEQHAVTFAAGLACEGLKPVVAIYSTFLQRGYDQLIHDVALQNLPVLFALDRAGLVGADGATHAGNYDIAFTRCVPNMSVLTPADENECRQALYTGHLHDGPVTVRYPRGAGVGTVIQQEMVALPWGKGEIRRHSAQAQTRGHGSPRIAILAFGTLLYPALKAAESLDASVANMRFVKPLDVELVAELARTHDALVTVEDGCVMGGAGSAVLESLQSLGLALPVLQLGLPDTYVEHGEPAKLMAQCGLDAAGIERSVRERFLAVPALRSVVNK